In bacterium, the following proteins share a genomic window:
- the rpsJ gene encoding 30S ribosomal protein S10: MTRERVRIRLKAFDHRLLDQASKDIVSTAKRTGAQVAGPIPLPTLINRFTVLRSPHVDKKSREQFEIRTHKRIIDILAPTPQTIDALSKLQLAAGVDVEIQALMGGK; encoded by the coding sequence ATGACCAGAGAACGAGTGCGGATCCGTCTGAAAGCCTTCGATCATCGCTTGCTGGATCAAGCAAGCAAGGACATCGTCAGTACAGCGAAGCGAACGGGAGCCCAGGTGGCAGGTCCTATACCGCTGCCTACGCTCATCAATCGTTTTACTGTGTTGCGTTCTCCGCACGTTGACAAGAAAAGCCGCGAACAGTTTGAGATTCGGACGCACAAAAGAATCATCGATATTCTAGCGCCGACACCTCAAACGATTGATGCGCTGAGTAAGTTGCAACTTGCGGCCGGTGTCGATGTTGAAATTCAGGCTTTAATGGGCGGAAAGTAA